One Ignavibacteria bacterium genomic window, AACGCCGTTTTGTTTGCTAGTGGGGGGTGTTCACGTCTTAAAGTCGTGAGCACCCAACGTCACCCCATCACGAACATGCCCGGCTGGGGACACTACCGTTCTCTTCTGATTCTGCGAGCGGTCAAGGAGTTCACACACAGCCGTTACCGTGATCACTACCCGTGTGACCGCTTGTATGTCCAGGAGCTTCGCCTTTACGTTGCTGATCGCGTTGAGTCCCTGACCGGTCACCGTCCCCGAGTCTCAATGCGTGATCTTACCGATGCAGGACTTAAAGAGTTCTAGGTGCGCCTGGTTACCTTTTAGGACTTCTCCCATGTGTAAACTCAATAGCCCTATTGATCCGAGCAACAGCTTGTTTCAACAGGGCTTCTGCGTCTTCACTGCCATCATCCAACTTGTCCTTGAGGAACATTCCTCCTCTTCCACAGACGAGCCAGGAGAGGTCTATTCCTTTTTCAATGCAGTAATAGGTCATCATCTCAATACTGATACCAAGAGTACCTCGCTCAACTTTCGAGATATAGTCTTTGCTGCGACCCGTCTCTCGGACAACATCCGCTTGTGTCATTCCAAGTGCTTCACGTGCCTCCCTCATCCTTTGTGCTACAGCTTGGGCAGGAGTGAGCGTGACAACTCTTGTTGCCTTGGCGTTAGTGCGTTGGGCTGGCTTTTTGGAGGATGTAGCCAAAACGGATACCTTTGCAATACAGAACGGCAACCTTTGCCGGATACGTTCGTAGCTACCCTTGCCATGTCATAGTCCGGCATAGGACGTCAATAAATGACGGAGGCAGATTGGCTACTAAGGATGCTACAGGAACTTTTCGGACACGGAAAGTTACCGAAACGACACCGAACGCGGAACATCATGAGTTCCAGCGGCTTTGCATCCTTATAGATGCAACCAACTTCCGCCGTCCTCCCTACAAAGGGTTGCTTGGGAAAGTTGCCGTTGATCTCGGGTTTAAGGGTGGTAGGCGGAGTCTCTACAAGGCAATTCACGAGAGCCGCAACCTCAATGCAATGCTAGCTGTGGCTCAAGCCATTCACGCGGTCAATGAAACCGTAGGACAAACAGTCCGACTAATGGAGCGGTCTGAAGAGCGATCATGAAACTATGGAATGCGTAATAAGCGCGTTGTTCTCACTATCAGGTAAGGAGGA contains:
- a CDS encoding helix-turn-helix transcriptional regulator encodes the protein MATSSKKPAQRTNAKATRVVTLTPAQAVAQRMREAREALGMTQADVVRETGRSKDYISKVERGTLGISIEMMTYYCIEKGIDLSWLVCGRGGMFLKDKLDDGSEDAEALLKQAVARINRAIEFTHGRSPKR